A stretch of Henckelia pumila isolate YLH828 chromosome 4, ASM3356847v2, whole genome shotgun sequence DNA encodes these proteins:
- the LOC140867096 gene encoding uncharacterized protein isoform X3 gives MGLTVIASTGVDFVLDYGASNLRRNIECCCTGGKVVIVELHGKECGRIDLARLQQHHTEITVFDLQSRDLDYKASVIAEVRTHLWPAILEKKVIPAVGNRFAMIEAQKALDLLKKNDGTGKIILYMDFEKTSGHLKVE, from the exons ATGGGCTTAACAGTTATTGCCTCCACAG GTGTTGATTTTGTCCTTGATTATGGAGCTTCCAATCTTCGAAGAAACATCGAGTGCTGTTGTACTGGGGGTAAGGTTGTGATTGTGGAATTGCATGGAAAGGAATGTGGTAGGATAGATCTTGCTAGGCTACAACAACATCATACTGAAATTACAG TTTTTGATCTACAATCTAGAGATCTGGATTACAAAGCTTCTGTGATTGCCGAAGTGAGAACTCATTTGTGGCCTGCCATTCTTGAAAAAAAAGTCATCCCTGCAGTGGGGAATCGTTTTGCTATGATTGAAGCTCAAAAGGCTTTGgaccttttgaaaaaaaatgatggTACTGGGAAGATTATTTTGTACATGGATTTTGAGAAGACCAGTGGCCATCTGAAAGTGGAGTAA
- the LOC140867096 gene encoding uncharacterized protein isoform X2: MFSMCRDYGADFCFDNTSTNFVEEVVGSAGCLGVDFVLDYGASNLRRNIECCCTGGKVVIVELHGKECGRIDLARLQQHHTEITVFDLQSRDLDYKASVIAEVRTHLWPAILEKKVIPAVGNRFAMIEAQKALDLLKKNDGTGKIILYMDFEKTSGHLKVE; encoded by the exons ATGTTTTCGATGTGTCGTGATTATGGTGCTGACTTTTGTTTTGATAACACATCAACAAACTTTGTAGAGGAGGTTGTCGGGAGTGCTGGATGTTTAG GTGTTGATTTTGTCCTTGATTATGGAGCTTCCAATCTTCGAAGAAACATCGAGTGCTGTTGTACTGGGGGTAAGGTTGTGATTGTGGAATTGCATGGAAAGGAATGTGGTAGGATAGATCTTGCTAGGCTACAACAACATCATACTGAAATTACAG TTTTTGATCTACAATCTAGAGATCTGGATTACAAAGCTTCTGTGATTGCCGAAGTGAGAACTCATTTGTGGCCTGCCATTCTTGAAAAAAAAGTCATCCCTGCAGTGGGGAATCGTTTTGCTATGATTGAAGCTCAAAAGGCTTTGgaccttttgaaaaaaaatgatggTACTGGGAAGATTATTTTGTACATGGATTTTGAGAAGACCAGTGGCCATCTGAAAGTGGAGTAA
- the LOC140867096 gene encoding uncharacterized protein isoform X1, with the protein MLLYSGNDAKVFLLIWMLSKLKLWRHFFPTWLLIIFSGVDFVLDYGASNLRRNIECCCTGGKVVIVELHGKECGRIDLARLQQHHTEITVFDLQSRDLDYKASVIAEVRTHLWPAILEKKVIPAVGNRFAMIEAQKALDLLKKNDGTGKIILYMDFEKTSGHLKVE; encoded by the exons ATGCTTCTATACAGTGGTAATGATGCCAAGGTTTTCTTGTTAATTTGGATGCTGAGTAAACTGAAATTGTGGAGGCATTTTTTTCCCACTTGGTTGTTAATCATCTTTTCAGGTGTTGATTTTGTCCTTGATTATGGAGCTTCCAATCTTCGAAGAAACATCGAGTGCTGTTGTACTGGGGGTAAGGTTGTGATTGTGGAATTGCATGGAAAGGAATGTGGTAGGATAGATCTTGCTAGGCTACAACAACATCATACTGAAATTACAG TTTTTGATCTACAATCTAGAGATCTGGATTACAAAGCTTCTGTGATTGCCGAAGTGAGAACTCATTTGTGGCCTGCCATTCTTGAAAAAAAAGTCATCCCTGCAGTGGGGAATCGTTTTGCTATGATTGAAGCTCAAAAGGCTTTGgaccttttgaaaaaaaatgatggTACTGGGAAGATTATTTTGTACATGGATTTTGAGAAGACCAGTGGCCATCTGAAAGTGGAGTAA